The Streptomyces sp. DH-12 genome has a window encoding:
- the efeB gene encoding iron uptake transporter deferrochelatase/peroxidase subunit, which translates to MPDPSLSQTRAPEEEPTTETAASGTGISRRRLLGTAGAAGLVLGAAGGAVGYAAAPSGATPLTSVGATRVPFHVRHQPGITDPLHSRGHLVAFDLMPGAGRKEAAALLRRWSDTARRLMAGEFDAQGDSDVARDAGPSSLTLTFGFGHSFFARTGLEKQRPAALDPLPAFSSDRLDRARSDGDLWVQIGADDALVAFHALRAVHKDAGAAARVRWQMNGFNRSPGATVRPMTTRNLMGQVDGTRNPKPEEPDFDERIFVPEQGEPAWMANGSYVVVRRIRMLLDDWEKLSLKEQEGVIGRRKSDGAPLSGGDETTEMDLEKTDARGNLVVPVNAHARITRPDQNGGAAMLRRPFSYHDGIDADGTPDAGLLFICWQADPLRGFVPVQRKLDRGDALTPFIRHEASGLFAVPGGAAEGEYVGQALLEG; encoded by the coding sequence ATGCCTGACCCTTCCCTGTCGCAGACCCGCGCCCCCGAGGAGGAACCCACGACGGAAACCGCCGCCTCCGGGACGGGCATCTCACGACGGCGTCTGCTCGGCACGGCCGGCGCCGCCGGGCTCGTGCTCGGGGCTGCGGGCGGGGCCGTCGGCTACGCGGCGGCACCCTCCGGGGCCACCCCGCTCACCTCGGTCGGTGCCACCCGGGTGCCGTTTCACGTGAGACATCAGCCGGGCATCACCGACCCGCTCCATTCGCGTGGCCATCTCGTCGCCTTCGACCTCATGCCCGGCGCCGGACGCAAGGAGGCGGCCGCGCTGCTGCGCCGCTGGTCCGACACCGCCCGGCGGCTGATGGCCGGTGAGTTCGACGCCCAGGGCGACAGCGACGTGGCCCGTGACGCCGGACCCTCCTCGCTGACCCTCACCTTCGGGTTCGGGCACAGCTTCTTCGCGCGCACCGGGCTGGAGAAGCAGCGTCCGGCCGCCCTGGACCCGCTGCCCGCCTTCTCCTCCGACCGGCTCGACCGGGCCCGCAGCGACGGCGACCTGTGGGTGCAGATCGGCGCGGACGACGCCCTCGTGGCGTTCCACGCCCTGCGCGCGGTGCACAAGGACGCGGGCGCGGCGGCCCGGGTGCGCTGGCAGATGAACGGCTTCAACCGCTCGCCGGGCGCCACCGTCCGCCCGATGACCACCCGCAATCTGATGGGCCAGGTCGACGGCACCCGCAATCCGAAGCCCGAAGAACCCGATTTCGACGAGCGGATCTTCGTGCCGGAGCAGGGCGAGCCCGCCTGGATGGCGAACGGCTCCTACGTGGTCGTACGCCGGATCCGCATGCTGCTGGACGACTGGGAGAAGCTGTCGCTCAAGGAGCAGGAGGGTGTCATCGGGCGGCGCAAGTCGGACGGCGCCCCGCTGTCCGGGGGCGACGAGACGACCGAGATGGACCTGGAGAAGACAGACGCCCGGGGCAATCTGGTCGTCCCCGTCAACGCGCACGCGCGGATCACACGGCCCGACCAGAACGGCGGGGCGGCGATGCTGCGCCGGCCGTTCTCGTACCACGACGGCATCGACGCGGACGGGACGCCCGACGCGGGTCTGCTGTTCATCTGCTGGCAGGCCGATCCGCTGCGCGGCTTCGTGCCGGTGCAGCGCAAGCTCGACCGGGGTGACGCCCTGACGCCGTTCATCCGCCACGAGGCCAGCGGGCTGTTCGCGGTCCCGGGCGGGGCGGCGGAGGGCGAGTATGTGGGCCAGGCGCTGCTGGAGGGATGA
- a CDS encoding copper resistance protein CopC, whose protein sequence is MTQTIAPRVRTLVLLILAVAGALLAGAAPASAHAALTGSDPAQGAVVDTAPSQVSLTFSEPIAVSDDSVRVLDPKGERVDKGDPANPSGTTYSVRLVSGLPDGTYTVAYQVVSADSHPVAGAFTFSIGAPSETTVSVSAQGSDDGLVGWLYGFGRYVSYAGFVVMAGGAAFVLACWGPGARVRAVQRLVVSGWLALTAATLGLLMLRGSYTTSGKAGDIFDLTLLGDVLQTKTGAALVSRLLLLAAAALFIAVLFGAYARTAPAGSPDDHADDAAGSDRAEGSGDGGEPDQRDLTFGLAVGGTVVSAGLAASWAMSEHASQGIQAGVAMPVHVVHLLAVAAWLGGLTALLVALYRAPVETPVGRDAVRRFSRLAFGSVVTLAVTGVYQSWRQLGSWSAFTDTRYGQLLLVKIVLVAVMVAAAFVSRRWTQRLADARMPAAAEEVGQPAGTAPPEAPDAKQAEAGKDSVRAAQLARQRAAAEAARQKRLRDADPNRFGLRRSVLAEAGVAVVLLAVTTVLTQTEPGRTEQDARAATATSSSAAAETGQGSGAVSLTMPFDTGGQNGKGVVSVDLDPARVGDNVMHVYAEGPDGKPVDVPEVKIALTLTAQDIGPLPVAPDRIATGHWSASGVQIPMAGDWKVEVTVRTSDIDQVTVSKNAQIG, encoded by the coding sequence GTGACCCAGACCATCGCCCCCCGCGTGCGGACCCTGGTGCTGCTGATCCTGGCCGTCGCCGGTGCGCTCCTCGCCGGGGCCGCTCCCGCCTCCGCGCACGCCGCGCTGACCGGCAGCGACCCCGCGCAGGGGGCGGTGGTCGACACGGCGCCCTCGCAGGTCTCGCTCACCTTCTCGGAGCCGATCGCGGTGAGCGACGACTCCGTGCGGGTGCTGGACCCCAAGGGCGAGCGGGTGGACAAGGGCGACCCCGCCAACCCCAGCGGCACCACGTACAGCGTGCGGCTGGTGAGCGGGCTGCCCGACGGTACGTACACGGTGGCCTACCAGGTGGTGTCCGCCGACAGCCACCCGGTCGCCGGCGCGTTCACCTTCTCCATCGGCGCGCCCTCGGAGACGACCGTCTCGGTCTCCGCGCAGGGCTCCGACGACGGCCTCGTGGGCTGGCTGTACGGCTTCGGCCGCTACGTCTCCTACGCGGGTTTCGTCGTCATGGCGGGCGGGGCCGCCTTCGTCCTCGCCTGCTGGGGGCCGGGCGCCCGGGTGCGGGCGGTCCAGCGTCTGGTGGTCTCCGGATGGCTCGCGCTCACCGCCGCCACACTGGGCCTGCTGATGCTGCGCGGCTCCTACACCACCTCCGGCAAGGCCGGTGACATCTTCGACCTGACCCTGCTCGGCGACGTGCTCCAGACCAAGACGGGCGCGGCCCTGGTGTCCCGGCTGCTGCTGCTCGCCGCGGCGGCGCTGTTCATCGCGGTGCTGTTCGGGGCGTACGCCCGTACGGCGCCCGCCGGTAGCCCGGACGACCATGCCGACGACGCCGCCGGCTCCGACCGCGCGGAGGGCTCCGGGGACGGCGGCGAGCCGGACCAGCGGGACCTGACCTTCGGGCTGGCGGTCGGCGGGACGGTCGTCTCAGCCGGGCTGGCCGCGAGCTGGGCCATGTCCGAGCACGCCTCGCAGGGCATCCAGGCGGGCGTGGCCATGCCGGTCCACGTGGTGCACCTGCTGGCGGTCGCCGCCTGGCTGGGCGGGCTCACCGCCCTCCTCGTCGCGCTCTACCGGGCGCCCGTCGAGACGCCGGTCGGGCGGGACGCCGTCCGGCGGTTCTCGCGCCTCGCCTTCGGCAGCGTGGTCACGCTCGCCGTCACCGGCGTGTACCAGAGCTGGCGGCAGCTCGGCTCGTGGTCCGCCTTCACCGACACCCGGTACGGGCAGCTGCTGCTCGTCAAGATCGTGCTGGTGGCCGTGATGGTCGCGGCCGCCTTCGTGTCGCGCCGCTGGACGCAGCGGCTGGCCGACGCGCGGATGCCCGCCGCGGCCGAGGAGGTCGGGCAACCGGCCGGCACCGCCCCGCCGGAGGCCCCCGACGCGAAGCAGGCCGAAGCCGGAAAGGACTCCGTACGGGCCGCGCAGCTCGCACGGCAGCGGGCCGCGGCGGAGGCCGCCCGGCAGAAACGGCTGCGGGACGCCGACCCGAACCGGTTCGGACTGCGCCGGTCGGTGCTCGCCGAGGCGGGCGTCGCCGTCGTGCTGCTGGCCGTCACCACCGTGCTGACGCAGACCGAGCCGGGCCGCACCGAGCAGGACGCGCGGGCGGCGACGGCCACCTCGTCCTCCGCCGCCGCGGAGACCGGGCAGGGCAGTGGCGCGGTGAGCCTGACCATGCCCTTCGACACCGGCGGTCAGAACGGCAAGGGCGTCGTCTCGGTCGACCTCGACCCCGCCCGGGTCGGCGACAACGTGATGCACGTCTACGCCGAGGGACCGGACGGAAAGCCCGTCGACGTCCCCGAGGTGAAGATCGCCCTCACCCTCACCGCCCAGGACATCGGACCGCTGCCCGTCGCCCCCGACCGCATCGCCACCGGACACTGGTCGGCGAGCGGAGTGCAGATCCCCATGGCGGGCGACTGGAAGGTCGAGGTGACCGTGCGGACCTCCGACATCGACCAGGTGACCGTCTCCAAGAACGCTCAGATCGGCTGA